One Bacteroidota bacterium genomic window carries:
- a CDS encoding threonine/serine exporter family protein: protein MDYLLIFEKSLLFGVVAIGFAILFNVPERTLFTIYILSMLAGITKFLLMKFGIGVVISSLAGSTIIGFLIIPAAHIRHSPPTILAIPAVIPMVPGAFAYKMILGLVQLTGPTDNVLAYHQILADTVNNGLKAMFILISLALGVVLPMLLIRKKTVKQLKLKRKTNPEDIYDVQ, encoded by the coding sequence ATGGACTATTTACTGATATTTGAAAAAAGTTTATTGTTTGGCGTTGTTGCCATAGGATTTGCCATTCTTTTTAATGTACCCGAAAGAACTTTATTTACAATCTATATTTTGTCCATGCTGGCAGGTATAACCAAATTCCTGTTGATGAAATTCGGCATAGGGGTTGTCATTTCTTCTTTGGCCGGTTCAACAATTATCGGGTTTCTGATCATTCCGGCTGCCCATATCCGTCATTCCCCCCCGACGATTTTAGCTATTCCTGCAGTAATCCCCATGGTTCCCGGTGCTTTTGCATACAAAATGATACTTGGCCTGGTTCAATTAACCGGCCCTACGGATAATGTGCTGGCTTACCATCAGATACTGGCAGATACGGTCAATAACGGACTGAAGGCAATGTTTATTCTGATTTCCCTTGCCCTTGGCGTTGTTCTGCCTATGTTGCTGATCAGAAAAAAAACGGTCAAACAACTCAAATTAAAAAGAAAAACCAATCCTGAAGACATTTATGATGTCCAATAA
- a CDS encoding threonine/serine exporter family protein, with the protein LLIISMAGGSFCRIAGGEGIEIVVAMVATFAGLFVRQEVSKLKFNPYLCIYIAALTASLISGLAVKLGIGNNPENAFSTSVLFLIPGIPLINSFSDIIDGNVMNGIIRGIHGLIITFAIAMGLLTAMFLYHITFHI; encoded by the coding sequence GCTTTTAATCATCAGTATGGCAGGAGGATCTTTTTGCCGCATAGCCGGAGGCGAAGGCATAGAAATAGTCGTAGCCATGGTTGCAACATTTGCGGGCCTGTTTGTCAGACAGGAGGTTTCAAAGCTTAAATTTAATCCTTATTTATGTATCTACATAGCTGCACTAACCGCATCCCTGATTTCCGGCCTTGCCGTCAAACTGGGGATAGGGAATAATCCCGAAAATGCCTTTTCCACTTCTGTATTGTTTCTGATTCCTGGCATTCCCCTCATCAATTCTTTCTCCGATATAATCGACGGGAATGTGATGAATGGCATCATCAGAGGGATACACGGACTGATCATTACTTTTGCCATTGCAATGGGATTGTTGACTGCAATGTTCTTGTATCATATCACCTTTCATATTTAA
- a CDS encoding aminotransferase class IV produces the protein MSECFRNKWILNDTVQDKDSFDTYYQVKRGIALYEVIRIISGKSLFLEDHLERLSHTADLAKLKIALLPLEIAARINKLIQVNGISEGNIKLVINFTGNEQNFIAFFIRHNYPSEEEYRKGIEVISFHGMRQNPNAKIIDWKFRESVNKAIKENHAYEALLVNQDGAITEGSRSNVFFIEGEKVFTPPLKEVLPGVTRRQVISICNELSIPFEEKEIKASDIENIDAMFISGTSPKILPVSLVDGKPFSTDNPVLKRLMEAYNKKIENYILHH, from the coding sequence ATGTCAGAATGTTTTAGAAATAAGTGGATATTGAATGATACTGTGCAGGACAAAGATTCATTCGATACTTATTACCAGGTAAAAAGGGGCATTGCCTTGTATGAAGTAATCCGCATCATTTCAGGTAAATCTCTTTTTCTTGAAGATCATCTTGAACGCCTCTCCCACACGGCTGATTTGGCAAAATTAAAAATAGCCCTTCTCCCTCTTGAAATTGCTGCCCGGATCAATAAACTGATTCAGGTTAACGGGATTTCCGAAGGGAATATTAAACTGGTTATTAACTTCACCGGAAATGAACAAAATTTCATTGCCTTCTTTATCCGCCACAATTATCCTTCGGAAGAAGAATACAGGAAAGGAATAGAGGTTATTTCATTTCATGGAATGCGGCAAAATCCCAATGCGAAGATAATTGATTGGAAATTCAGGGAATCGGTAAACAAAGCCATAAAGGAAAATCATGCTTATGAAGCGCTGCTCGTGAATCAAGATGGTGCGATAACCGAGGGAAGCCGCTCAAATGTGTTTTTCATTGAAGGAGAAAAAGTCTTTACCCCTCCCCTGAAAGAAGTTCTGCCAGGTGTTACCCGCAGACAGGTGATTTCAATTTGCAATGAACTTTCTATCCCTTTTGAAGAAAAGGAAATAAAAGCTTCTGATATCGAGAATATTGATGCAATGTTTATTTCAGGTACTTCTCCCAAAATTTTACCGGTTTCCCTGGTAGACGGCAAACCCTTTTCAACAGATAACCCCGTATTAAAGAGATTGATGGAGGCATACAACAAAAAAATTGAGAATTACATACTACATCATTAA